The Thermomonospora amylolytica sequence CGGGATGCTGGCGACCCTGCTCGGCGGCACGGCGCTGTTCGTCCTCGGGCACGCGCTGTTCAAGAAGGTCGTCTTCGGACACTTCACGGTCGCGCGGATCGCCGCCGTCGCGGTCCTGGCCGTGGTGGGCGTCGTGGAGTGGGCCGCGCACGTGCTCACCCCGCTGGCCCTGTCCGCCGCCCCCCTAGCGGTCCTGGTCGGCGTGGCGCTCTGGGACGCCCGCGCGGCGCGCGAACTCGAGCAGACCGAGCAGACCGTTGACCTGAAGCCCTGATCGACGAACATGAGGGCCGCTCGCGTTCCTGGGAGGTCGGGATGAGGGTCCGGGTTCTGCTCACGGCGGCGGCTCGGCCGGTTCCGGGCGGCCTGCCGTGACCGGGACGCGGTCAGAACTTGCGGTGGTCCCAGCTGGTGACGTGGTCGGGCTCCATCACCACCACGACCCGCTTGGCCAGGGCCTTCTCGATGCCCTCGGCGATGACGGGATCGATGGGGGCGCCCAGTTCGGGGACCGGCAGACCGGCCATCCGGCTGCCGACGACCCGGCCGACCTTGGTGCGGACCGCGGGGTCCTCGATGATGCGGCCCTTGCCCTTGAGCTTGACGCCGCGCAGCTCGCCGTACTCCAGGCCGTCCTCGACCAGGCAGGTCATCACCGGGTTGCGGCGCAGGTTGACCACCTTCTGCGAACGGGCGTAGGTGGTGAACGCGATCCTGCCGTCCAGCAGGGTGTAGAACATCGTGACCAGGTGCGGGGCGCCGTCCGGGTCCACGGTGGCGATCTGCACCTTGAACTGGCTCGCCAGGAACTCCTGGATCTCGTCCGGGGTCATCTTGATCTGCTCGCGCTTGTTGCCCACCGGTTCTCCTCAGCTAGCGGCCCGTCCCGGACGGTGCGATCGCGAACAGAATAACGTTCGGTAATCAGAATGGAAGGCATGTCCACCCGCGATCTCCTCGTCCTCGGCACCGCCAGCGCCGTGCCCACCAAGTTCCGCAACCACAACGGCTATCTGGTGCGCTGGGACGGGCAGGGACTGCTGTTCGACCCCGGGGAGGGCACCCAGCGGCAGATGATCCGCGCCGGGGTCGCCGCGCACGACATCGACTGGATCTGCGTCACCCACTTCCACGGCGACCACTGCCTCGGCCTGCCCGGCGTCATCCAGCGGATCG is a genomic window containing:
- a CDS encoding pyridoxamine 5'-phosphate oxidase family protein; the protein is MGNKREQIKMTPDEIQEFLASQFKVQIATVDPDGAPHLVTMFYTLLDGRIAFTTYARSQKVVNLRRNPVMTCLVEDGLEYGELRGVKLKGKGRIIEDPAVRTKVGRVVGSRMAGLPVPELGAPIDPVIAEGIEKALAKRVVVVMEPDHVTSWDHRKF